One Rhodoferax ferrireducens T118 DNA segment encodes these proteins:
- a CDS encoding efflux RND transporter permease subunit has product MNFSELFIRRPVMTVLLNLAIVLAGVIGFRSIPVAALPSYDTPVINVFAALPGANPETMASSVALPLEKQFQTVPGLKTISSTSTLGRTSLTLEFDEGRNVDAAAVDVQAALLRAQRSLPQDMTATPSYRKVNPADAPVLLISMTSPSLAPSDLQDFAEHLISPTLSTIDGVAQVNVFGSKRYAVRVSVHPEALAVRNIGLDELSTALRAANVNTPVGTLDGPRQTLMLQANRQLQNAADFADLIVSNRGGNPVRLKEVAQVEDSLETLKSWATFNGENSITLAVQRQPGANTVRVVDAIRQALPNLQSQMPQSVKLVPFLDRSVSVREALHDVSLTLLGTIALVVLVIFLFLRRFVATMIPMLSLPVSLVGAVALLWGFSYSLDNISLLGLTLAVGLVVDDAIVVLENIMRHVENGEAPFPAALKGAREVGFTIISISTSLIAVFIPIFFMPGVIGLLFHEFAVVVGLAIIVSAFVSLTLVPMLASRFLTGEAHKKPPGAVVRSFARGFDRLLAGYTRLLDIALGHRTLVLLLALATLVGTVWLANIIPKGFFPEEDIGQIQVSTEASEDTSFPEMVRLQEQAAAIIRLDPNVAAVSSFNGGSGAQNTGRMFIALKPSNQRQTMKKVVEGLRRKLRELAGISVFMRPVQNLQLGGRPSKAQYQYVLQSVRADELNSWASKLQDSLSADPLFRDVTSDAQLRGLQAQLKIDRDSANKLGVSIDGIRTALYSAFGERQVSTIYLPTDSYQVIMEVQADAKEDERALGGIYVRSNTGALVPISNFTTVERTLGPTAINHVGQLQAVTVSFNLAPGAALGAATAKIDAARAAIQMPSSIITSYGGDAAVFKSSQGSQLVLIIAALLVIYVLLGVLYESYIHPITIIAGLPSAAVGALVTLMLFGQDLTLIATIGIVMLVGIVKKNAIMMIDFALDAQRHQGMAAAQAIREACILRFRPIMMTTMAALMGALPIALGLGAGAELRQPLGLAVVGGLVFSQAITLFITPVIYLALDRFSGTGPVLTAES; this is encoded by the coding sequence ATGAATTTTTCCGAACTTTTTATCCGCCGCCCGGTGATGACGGTGCTGCTCAATCTGGCCATCGTGTTGGCCGGGGTGATCGGTTTCCGGAGCATCCCGGTGGCGGCATTGCCCAGCTACGACACGCCGGTGATCAATGTATTTGCGGCTTTGCCTGGGGCCAATCCCGAAACCATGGCCAGCTCGGTGGCGTTGCCGCTGGAAAAGCAGTTTCAGACCGTGCCGGGGCTCAAAACCATCAGTTCGACCAGCACGCTGGGGCGCACCTCGCTGACGCTGGAGTTTGACGAGGGCCGCAATGTGGATGCGGCAGCGGTTGATGTGCAGGCCGCGCTCTTACGTGCGCAGCGTTCGCTGCCGCAGGACATGACGGCAACGCCGTCCTACCGCAAGGTCAATCCGGCCGATGCGCCGGTGCTGTTGATTTCCATGACCTCGCCCTCGCTGGCCCCGTCCGACCTGCAGGATTTTGCCGAGCATTTGATCTCACCCACCTTGTCCACCATCGATGGTGTCGCGCAGGTCAACGTCTTTGGCTCCAAACGCTACGCCGTGCGCGTGAGCGTGCACCCCGAGGCGCTGGCAGTGCGCAACATCGGGCTCGATGAATTGAGTACCGCCTTGCGCGCCGCCAATGTGAATACCCCCGTTGGCACACTCGACGGCCCGCGCCAGACATTGATGCTGCAGGCCAATCGGCAACTCCAGAATGCGGCTGATTTTGCCGATCTGATTGTCAGTAACCGGGGCGGCAATCCGGTGCGACTCAAAGAGGTGGCGCAAGTGGAAGACTCTCTGGAAACGCTCAAGAGCTGGGCCACCTTCAACGGAGAAAACTCGATCACGCTGGCGGTACAGCGCCAACCCGGCGCCAACACGGTGCGCGTGGTGGACGCCATTCGGCAGGCCTTGCCAAATTTGCAGAGCCAGATGCCGCAATCGGTCAAATTGGTGCCCTTTTTGGATCGCTCGGTTTCTGTGCGCGAGGCCTTGCATGACGTGTCCCTCACGCTGCTGGGCACGATTGCGCTGGTGGTGCTGGTGATTTTTCTCTTTTTGCGCCGCTTTGTGGCGACCATGATCCCGATGCTGTCGCTGCCGGTGTCGTTGGTGGGCGCGGTGGCGCTGCTGTGGGGCTTTTCTTATAGCCTCGACAACATCTCGTTGCTGGGCCTGACGCTGGCGGTGGGTCTGGTGGTGGACGATGCGATTGTGGTGCTGGAAAACATCATGCGTCACGTCGAGAACGGCGAGGCGCCCTTTCCAGCCGCGCTGAAGGGCGCGCGTGAAGTCGGGTTCACGATTATTTCAATCTCCACCTCCCTGATCGCGGTGTTTATTCCTATCTTCTTCATGCCCGGCGTGATCGGCCTTTTGTTTCATGAATTTGCCGTGGTGGTCGGATTGGCGATCATCGTCTCGGCCTTTGTGTCGCTCACCCTGGTACCGATGCTGGCCAGCCGTTTTTTGACCGGCGAGGCGCACAAGAAGCCACCCGGTGCCGTGGTGCGCTCGTTTGCGCGTGGCTTTGATCGTCTGCTGGCCGGCTACACCCGCCTGCTTGACATCGCGCTGGGCCACCGAACCCTCGTGCTGCTGCTGGCACTGGCGACACTGGTGGGCACAGTGTGGCTCGCCAACATCATTCCCAAGGGCTTCTTTCCGGAAGAAGACATCGGGCAAATTCAGGTTTCCACCGAGGCGTCTGAAGACACCTCGTTCCCCGAGATGGTGCGTTTGCAGGAGCAAGCCGCAGCCATCATCCGCTTGGACCCCAACGTGGCCGCTGTGAGCTCCTTCAATGGCGGCTCTGGTGCGCAGAACACGGGGCGCATGTTTATCGCATTGAAACCAAGCAACCAACGCCAGACCATGAAAAAAGTGGTTGAAGGCTTGCGCCGCAAGCTGCGCGAGCTGGCCGGCATCAGCGTCTTCATGCGTCCGGTTCAGAACCTGCAACTCGGGGGGCGCCCCAGCAAGGCGCAGTACCAATACGTTTTGCAGAGCGTCCGGGCCGATGAACTCAATAGCTGGGCCAGCAAGCTGCAAGACAGTCTGAGCGCTGACCCCTTATTTCGCGATGTGACGAGCGACGCGCAGTTGCGTGGCTTGCAGGCGCAGCTCAAGATTGACCGCGACAGCGCCAACAAGCTCGGCGTTTCAATCGATGGCATCCGCACCGCGCTGTACAGCGCATTTGGGGAGCGCCAGGTCTCCACCATTTACCTGCCCACCGACAGCTACCAGGTGATCATGGAGGTGCAAGCCGACGCCAAGGAAGACGAGCGTGCGCTGGGCGGCATTTACGTGCGCTCGAACACCGGCGCCTTGGTGCCGATCTCCAACTTCACCACGGTCGAGCGCACCTTGGGGCCGACCGCCATCAACCATGTGGGTCAGTTGCAGGCCGTCACGGTGTCTTTCAATCTGGCGCCCGGTGCGGCGCTGGGGGCTGCCACGGCAAAAATTGATGCTGCCCGCGCGGCGATCCAGATGCCCTCGTCCATCATCACCAGCTACGGTGGCGACGCCGCGGTTTTCAAGAGCTCACAAGGCAGCCAGTTGGTGTTGATCATTGCCGCCTTGCTGGTCATCTACGTGTTGCTGGGGGTGCTCTATGAGAGTTATATCCATCCGATCACGATCATTGCCGGTTTGCCCTCGGCGGCCGTCGGGGCCTTGGTCACCTTGATGCTGTTTGGACAAGACCTGACCTTGATTGCCACCATAGGGATCGTGATGCTGGTGGGGATTGTGAAGAAAAACGCCATCATGATGATCGACTTTGCCCTTGACGCGCAGCGCCATCAGGGTATGGCGGCGGCGCAGGCGATTCGGGAGGCCTGCATCCTGCGTTTTCGCCCCATCATGATGACCACCATGGCGGCCCTGATGGGCGCGCTGCCGATTGCCCTGGGCCTTGGCGCCGGGGCCGAGTTGCGTCAGCCGCTGGGCCTGGCGGTCGTGGGCGGGCTGGTGTTCTCACAAGCCATCACGCTCTTTATCACGCCGGTGATCTACCTCGCGCTGGATCGTTTTAGCGGCACGGGACCCGTGCTCACAGCAGAATCCTGA
- a CDS encoding dihydrolipoamide acetyltransferase family protein, with product MIEFKLPSLGADMDEGTLLEWHIKPGDVVKRGQVVAVVDTSKAAVDVEIWHDGVVHELRVAVGEKVPVDTVLATLLAPGEVAAAPAAASAAAPEPRAAAAAAPVARPAPATQRALEPDQLPATTRHPASPAARRRAKELGMDPDTVPGTGAQGSVTLADIEAAAHAAPAPGAAPSPALASDRQKAMRKAIAAAMSRSKREIPHYYLSETIPMTRALDWLRQRNEGLPMTERILTAALLLKAVAAALQRTPELNGFYRDGQFEPSVAVHAGVAISLRGGGLVAPALHDVGAKPLAQLMRELADLVKRARAGSLRSSEMMDPTITITNLGEQSVQSVFGVIYPPQVALVGLGGIAVRPWVEGGKVHALPLLCATLAADHRASDGHRGALFLAELRELLQQPQTLADATKPNPIQPGDTT from the coding sequence ATGATCGAATTCAAACTGCCCTCACTGGGCGCCGACATGGACGAAGGCACACTGCTGGAGTGGCATATCAAGCCGGGCGATGTGGTCAAACGCGGCCAGGTGGTGGCCGTGGTGGACACCTCCAAGGCGGCGGTGGATGTCGAAATCTGGCATGACGGTGTGGTGCACGAGTTGCGGGTGGCGGTCGGCGAGAAGGTGCCGGTGGACACGGTGCTGGCGACGCTGCTGGCACCGGGGGAGGTGGCGGCAGCACCTGCTGCGGCCAGCGCTGCGGCACCTGAACCGCGGGCGGCCGCAGCCGCCGCGCCGGTGGCCAGGCCGGCGCCTGCCACGCAGCGCGCGCTGGAGCCCGACCAGCTCCCGGCGACCACACGCCATCCTGCTTCGCCTGCCGCGCGCCGGCGTGCGAAGGAGCTTGGCATGGACCCCGACACCGTGCCCGGCACCGGTGCGCAGGGATCGGTCACGCTGGCTGACATCGAGGCGGCGGCGCACGCGGCACCGGCGCCAGGCGCAGCCCCTTCCCCGGCGCTGGCAAGCGATCGTCAGAAGGCCATGCGCAAGGCGATTGCAGCCGCCATGAGCCGCTCCAAGCGCGAGATTCCGCACTACTACCTGTCCGAGACGATCCCGATGACCCGGGCCCTGGACTGGCTGCGCCAGCGCAATGAAGGCTTGCCGATGACCGAACGCATCCTCACCGCTGCGCTCTTACTCAAGGCGGTGGCCGCGGCCCTGCAACGCACGCCGGAACTCAACGGTTTTTACCGCGATGGACAGTTTGAACCCAGCGTGGCCGTGCATGCAGGCGTGGCGATTTCGCTGCGCGGCGGCGGGCTGGTGGCGCCGGCACTGCATGACGTCGGCGCCAAGCCACTGGCGCAGTTGATGCGAGAGCTGGCGGATCTGGTCAAACGTGCACGCGCCGGTTCGCTGCGCAGCTCCGAGATGATGGACCCCACCATCACCATTACCAACCTGGGCGAGCAGAGTGTGCAATCGGTGTTCGGCGTCATCTACCCGCCGCAGGTGGCCCTGGTGGGCTTGGGCGGCATTGCCGTTCGCCCCTGGGTTGAGGGCGGCAAAGTGCACGCGCTGCCCCTGCTGTGCGCGACGCTGGCCGCCGATCACCGCGCTTCGGACGGGCACCGTGGCGCCTTGTTTCTGGCGGAGCTGCGTGAGCTGTTGCAGCAGCCGCAGACACTGGCTGACGCCACCAAGCCAAACCCAATCCAGCCGGGAGATACGACATGA
- a CDS encoding anion transporter encodes MMLGHGAPDWGVVAIFVTVYLGMILGGLPRLKLDRSGVALLGAIGVIGLEVMTTGQAAQAVDWPTIVLLFSFMVLSAQMRLGGFYTTVTHRVAALPLGRGGLLAALIAVAAALSAVFSNDIVCLAMTPVVARLCLQRRLDPVPFLLGLACAANIGSAATLIGNPQNMLIGSVLQLPFGAYVRQALPPVLMSLAVLWVWLVWGPQARVASLPRLKLPPDLAAELRAGEPFDAWQSIKGLVVAAALLLVFLFTDWPREVAALVGAGVLLLSRRFHSSRVMGLVDWDVLVLFMGLFVVNHAFESTGLAAQAVTWLGAQGVHLADPGPLVVAGVGLSNLLSNVPAVMLLLPHLKGVEAGVTLALVSTLAGNLLLVGSIANLIVVDLAQRSGVIIDWRAHARVGIPVTLMTLAIVWLWLSGMLTVG; translated from the coding sequence ATGATGCTCGGCCACGGCGCGCCTGATTGGGGTGTGGTCGCGATCTTTGTCACGGTCTACCTCGGCATGATTCTGGGTGGCCTGCCGCGCCTGAAGCTCGACCGCTCGGGTGTGGCCTTGCTGGGGGCGATTGGCGTCATCGGCCTGGAGGTGATGACTACCGGGCAGGCCGCGCAAGCGGTGGACTGGCCGACCATTGTGCTGCTGTTTTCTTTTATGGTGCTGTCGGCGCAGATGCGCTTGGGCGGCTTTTACACGACGGTGACGCACCGGGTGGCCGCCCTGCCGCTCGGACGCGGTGGCCTGCTGGCCGCGCTGATTGCCGTGGCGGCGGCGCTGTCGGCCGTGTTTTCCAATGACATCGTGTGTTTGGCCATGACCCCGGTGGTGGCGCGCCTGTGCCTGCAGCGGCGTCTGGACCCGGTGCCGTTTTTGCTGGGCCTGGCCTGCGCCGCCAATATCGGCTCCGCCGCGACGCTGATCGGCAACCCCCAAAACATGTTGATCGGCTCGGTGCTGCAGCTGCCGTTCGGCGCCTACGTGCGCCAGGCCTTGCCGCCGGTCCTCATGAGCCTGGCGGTGCTGTGGGTCTGGTTGGTGTGGGGGCCGCAGGCGCGGGTGGCAAGTTTGCCCCGGCTGAAGCTGCCCCCGGACTTGGCCGCAGAACTGCGCGCAGGGGAACCGTTTGATGCGTGGCAATCCATCAAGGGCCTGGTTGTTGCCGCGGCGCTGCTGCTGGTTTTTCTGTTCACCGACTGGCCGCGTGAGGTCGCGGCTCTGGTCGGCGCCGGTGTGCTGCTGCTGAGTCGGCGCTTTCATTCCTCACGCGTCATGGGGCTGGTTGACTGGGATGTGCTGGTGCTGTTCATGGGCCTGTTCGTGGTCAACCATGCGTTCGAATCCACCGGTCTGGCGGCGCAAGCGGTCACCTGGCTGGGTGCGCAAGGCGTGCACCTGGCTGACCCCGGCCCCCTGGTCGTGGCCGGGGTGGGTTTGTCGAATCTGCTGTCGAATGTGCCGGCCGTCATGCTGTTGCTGCCCCACCTCAAGGGCGTGGAGGCTGGCGTCACCCTGGCGCTGGTGAGCACCCTGGCGGGCAATCTGCTGCTGGTCGGCTCGATTGCCAACCTGATCGTGGTCGACCTGGCGCAACGCAGTGGCGTCATCATCGACTGGAGGGCTCATGCCCGGGTTGGCATTCCGGTGACGCTGATGACGCTGGCGATTGTCTGGCTCTGGCTGTCGGGAATGTTGACCGTCGGATAG
- a CDS encoding acyl carrier protein produces MSTDRAALMATVLTLLRAIAPEVEPGTLTPERPLRQQVDLDSMDWLNFLLSLHERFGVSIPESDYAGLVCLNDVVNYLQARLK; encoded by the coding sequence ATGAGCACCGACCGAGCCGCACTGATGGCAACCGTGCTGACACTGCTGCGCGCCATCGCGCCGGAAGTGGAGCCCGGGACACTGACGCCCGAGCGCCCCTTGCGCCAGCAGGTGGATCTGGATTCGATGGACTGGCTCAACTTTCTGCTGAGCCTGCATGAACGCTTCGGGGTGAGCATCCCGGAATCAGACTACGCGGGGCTGGTTTGTCTCAATGACGTGGTGAACTACCTGCAAGCCAGACTGAAATGA
- a CDS encoding glycine zipper 2TM domain-containing protein, with product MKKLLLLSAAMVSSGLSLAQEVGHVISATPVMQQVGIPRQVCSTEQVAVQPAKSGAGAVMGAIAGGAMGNAVGGGGGKAAATMLGIVGGAVLGDRIEGAPAAEIQNVQRCAMQTFFENRPVAYNVVYEFGGKQYSVQMPNDPGPTIELQITPVGAGTPWQEPANATSYVQPSYGPPANVVLMPPAYPGYYARPYYPPVGIEFDFGYRGGYGGRRHWR from the coding sequence ATGAAGAAACTACTTTTATTGTCTGCAGCCATGGTCAGCAGTGGGCTGAGTCTGGCGCAGGAGGTGGGCCATGTCATTTCCGCCACACCCGTCATGCAACAGGTCGGCATCCCGCGTCAGGTGTGCAGCACCGAGCAGGTGGCGGTCCAGCCCGCCAAATCAGGCGCCGGCGCCGTCATGGGCGCCATTGCCGGGGGCGCTATGGGGAACGCCGTGGGTGGGGGCGGCGGCAAGGCAGCTGCCACCATGCTCGGCATTGTCGGTGGCGCCGTCCTGGGCGACCGGATTGAAGGGGCGCCGGCAGCAGAAATTCAGAACGTGCAGCGTTGTGCAATGCAGACCTTTTTTGAGAACCGGCCAGTGGCCTACAACGTGGTGTATGAATTTGGCGGTAAACAGTATTCTGTCCAAATGCCGAACGACCCGGGGCCGACCATTGAACTGCAAATTACACCCGTCGGCGCAGGCACCCCATGGCAGGAACCTGCCAATGCGACCAGCTATGTCCAGCCATCCTATGGTCCGCCTGCCAATGTGGTGCTCATGCCACCCGCCTATCCCGGGTATTACGCCCGGCCCTATTACCCACCGGTGGGGATCGAGTTTGATTTTGGCTACCGCGGCGGTTATGGCGGTCGGCGGCACTGGCGCTGA
- a CDS encoding VOC family protein encodes MKPTYFDLTVRDLARARVFFEKVLGWRFERFPMPYEYYRIQAGPEGEPGIDGGIGRIKDTPLSGGNPLTQVTVPVPNLDVVTSLVQANGGRIVEAKMPIPGVGWYATCAEPGGLFFGLIQADENAK; translated from the coding sequence ATGAAACCCACCTACTTCGATCTCACGGTCCGCGATCTCGCTCGGGCCCGGGTATTTTTTGAGAAGGTCCTGGGCTGGCGCTTCGAGCGTTTCCCTATGCCCTATGAGTACTACCGCATCCAGGCCGGTCCTGAAGGCGAGCCCGGCATCGACGGCGGGATCGGCCGCATCAAAGACACGCCGCTTAGCGGCGGGAATCCATTGACCCAGGTCACCGTGCCTGTCCCGAACCTGGATGTCGTGACGTCCCTGGTGCAGGCAAATGGCGGGCGCATCGTCGAAGCAAAGATGCCGATCCCGGGCGTTGGCTGGTATGCCACTTGTGCTGAACCCGGCGGCCTTTTCTTTGGGCTTATTCAAGCCGACGAAAACGCGAAGTAG
- a CDS encoding nitroreductase family protein, which produces MNTLTKMALGLIGQLKPQPADGDAASTTYLPAANTTGGLPLMQALAQRQSQREFDPAPLPLQMLSDLLWAAAGINRSELAGRTAPSAMNAQEVDVYVALPEGLYRYAAPTQTLHLVRATDVRRVTGYQDFVDTAPLDLVLVADHARMKLVPAAQREAFAFAAAGAMAQNVYLYCASAGLATVIRAWLDRDALAQAMGLNNDQQVLLSQTVGRPKTVATA; this is translated from the coding sequence ATGAACACATTGACCAAGATGGCGCTCGGCCTGATCGGGCAACTCAAACCCCAGCCTGCCGACGGCGACGCGGCCAGCACCACCTACCTGCCGGCGGCCAACACCACGGGCGGATTGCCGCTGATGCAGGCGCTGGCGCAACGGCAGTCGCAACGCGAGTTCGACCCCGCACCGCTGCCGCTGCAAATGCTGTCCGATCTGCTGTGGGCGGCTGCCGGCATCAACCGTTCCGAGTTGGCGGGTCGCACCGCGCCCAGCGCCATGAATGCCCAGGAAGTGGATGTCTACGTGGCCTTGCCCGAAGGCCTGTACCGCTACGCCGCGCCGACCCAGACGCTGCATCTGGTGCGCGCCACCGATGTGCGCCGTGTCACCGGCTACCAGGATTTTGTCGACACGGCGCCGCTCGACCTGGTGCTGGTGGCCGACCACGCGCGCATGAAGCTGGTGCCCGCGGCGCAGCGCGAGGCCTTTGCCTTTGCCGCCGCCGGTGCCATGGCGCAAAACGTCTACCTGTATTGCGCCTCAGCCGGCCTGGCCACCGTCATTCGCGCCTGGCTGGATCGCGACGCGCTAGCGCAGGCGATGGGGCTGAATAACGACCAGCAGGTTTTGCTGTCGCAGACGGTGGGGCGCCCCAAGACCGTGGCCACAGCGTAG
- a CDS encoding alpha-ketoacid dehydrogenase subunit beta encodes MGRRISYRDALREALRAALQSDPRVFLMGEDVGCYGGTYAVSKGLLEEFGPERIRDTPLSELGFVGAGIGAALGGMRPIVEIMTVNFSLLALDPIVNSAAMLHHMSGGQFSVPLVIRMATGAGRQVAAQHSNSFECWYAHVPGLRVLAPATVEDARGMLQAALADPDPVLIFEHAQLYNSEGELPDDESAAVDIAGARVRRTGSDISLITYGGCLPKALQAADELASLGISAEVIDLRVLRPLDDATVMASVRRCRRAVVVDEGWRSGSLAAEVMARISEQAFFDLDAPPARVCSEEVPIPYARHLEEAALPQVPKIVAAVQAVMGAAA; translated from the coding sequence ATGGGGCGGCGCATCAGCTACCGGGACGCGCTGAGGGAGGCGCTGCGCGCGGCGCTGCAGTCGGACCCGCGCGTTTTCCTGATGGGCGAGGACGTGGGTTGCTACGGCGGCACCTATGCCGTGTCCAAGGGCCTGCTGGAGGAGTTCGGCCCCGAGCGCATCCGTGACACGCCACTGTCGGAACTCGGCTTCGTCGGCGCCGGTATTGGCGCCGCACTGGGCGGCATGCGCCCGATCGTGGAAATCATGACGGTCAACTTCAGCCTGCTGGCGCTCGACCCCATCGTCAACAGCGCGGCCATGTTGCACCACATGTCGGGCGGACAGTTCTCGGTGCCCCTGGTGATCCGCATGGCCACCGGTGCCGGGCGTCAGGTGGCGGCCCAGCACTCGAACAGCTTTGAGTGCTGGTACGCGCATGTGCCGGGCCTGCGCGTGTTGGCGCCGGCCACGGTGGAGGATGCGCGCGGCATGCTGCAGGCCGCCCTGGCCGACCCCGACCCGGTGCTGATCTTCGAGCACGCGCAGCTCTACAACAGCGAGGGCGAACTACCCGACGATGAGTCGGCGGCGGTGGACATTGCCGGCGCCCGCGTGCGCCGCACGGGTTCGGATATCAGCCTGATCACTTATGGCGGCTGTCTGCCCAAGGCCCTGCAGGCCGCTGACGAACTCGCCAGTCTTGGGATTTCTGCCGAGGTGATCGACCTGCGGGTGCTGCGCCCGCTTGATGACGCCACCGTAATGGCTTCGGTGCGCAGGTGCCGCCGCGCAGTCGTGGTGGATGAGGGCTGGCGCTCCGGCAGCCTGGCGGCCGAGGTGATGGCACGCATCAGCGAGCAGGCTTTTTTTGACCTGGACGCGCCGCCGGCGCGCGTGTGCAGCGAGGAGGTGCCGATTCCGTATGCCCGGCACCTGGAAGAGGCGGCGCTGCCGCAGGTGCCGAAAATCGTGGCGGCGGTGCAAGCGGTGATGGGCGCCGCAGCATGA
- a CDS encoding efflux RND transporter periplasmic adaptor subunit, which translates to MNARHFFLTLTGGLLALGLGGCTAKTDAPAPAASSSAPAKPSAAALPAVTITTVRAQQRDLPVLYSATGTVMALASVDIKSQVTSVVSKIHIQDGQFVKAGELLFTLDSRTDEANLAKARAQLAKDSALRADAQRQLARAQQLYSQNFISQGAVDTAQAQLDSMAASVVADQAAIEAARVAVSYARISAPNAGRAGAVNVSQGSVVQANLTSLVTITQLDPIAVGFNLPQRTLADTLSALKNGGAAVKATIADGGASFIGHLNFVDNAIDSSSGSVKVKAVFANPQGKLWPGAFVDISQTVNTLKDAIVIPQATIIPNARGTMVYVVEAGKAVLRPVRVVLAQGDDAAVTGVKAGESIVLDGKQNLRPNSPVLEQARAPAGGASGPAGGAAASQQRPTAS; encoded by the coding sequence ATGAACGCCAGACACTTTTTTTTGACCCTGACCGGTGGCCTGTTGGCACTCGGTTTGGGCGGCTGCACTGCCAAGACCGACGCGCCAGCGCCGGCGGCCTCCAGCAGTGCGCCAGCCAAGCCTTCGGCGGCCGCTTTGCCCGCGGTCACCATCACCACCGTGCGCGCCCAACAGCGGGATCTGCCAGTGCTGTACAGCGCCACCGGCACCGTCATGGCCTTGGCCAGCGTGGACATCAAATCCCAGGTCACCAGCGTTGTGAGCAAGATTCATATCCAGGACGGGCAATTTGTCAAAGCAGGAGAGCTGCTGTTCACACTGGATTCGCGCACCGATGAAGCAAACCTGGCCAAAGCCCGCGCTCAGCTGGCCAAAGACAGCGCGCTTCGCGCGGATGCCCAGCGCCAGCTGGCACGTGCCCAACAGCTGTATTCACAAAACTTTATTTCACAAGGCGCTGTCGATACCGCACAAGCGCAGCTGGACTCCATGGCGGCGTCAGTGGTGGCTGATCAGGCCGCCATCGAGGCGGCCCGAGTGGCGGTCTCCTACGCCCGCATCAGCGCGCCCAACGCGGGGCGGGCCGGCGCAGTCAATGTCTCCCAGGGCAGCGTGGTGCAAGCCAACCTGACCAGCCTGGTCACCATCACCCAGCTTGACCCGATTGCGGTGGGCTTCAATCTGCCCCAGCGCACGCTCGCAGATACCCTGTCGGCTCTGAAGAATGGGGGTGCGGCGGTGAAAGCGACGATTGCGGATGGGGGTGCCAGCTTCATAGGGCATCTGAATTTTGTGGATAACGCCATCGATTCCAGTTCCGGCTCGGTCAAAGTGAAGGCTGTTTTTGCCAACCCGCAGGGCAAGTTGTGGCCGGGCGCTTTTGTTGACATCTCACAGACCGTCAACACCCTCAAGGACGCAATCGTGATACCGCAAGCGACCATCATTCCGAACGCTCGTGGCACGATGGTTTATGTGGTGGAGGCTGGCAAGGCCGTCCTGCGCCCGGTACGGGTTGTCCTGGCCCAAGGCGATGACGCCGCCGTCACCGGGGTCAAGGCGGGCGAGTCGATTGTGCTCGATGGCAAACAGAATCTGCGCCCCAACTCACCGGTGCTTGAGCAGGCGCGCGCGCCCGCGGGAGGCGCATCGGGGCCGGCGGGCGGTGCGGCGGCGAGCCAACAGCGCCCGACTGCATCATGA